A single window of Periophthalmus magnuspinnatus isolate fPerMag1 chromosome 9, fPerMag1.2.pri, whole genome shotgun sequence DNA harbors:
- the ghra gene encoding growth hormone receptor a has product MFCGANPRWTSQLCYPLSSIMTVSSKYSPLLFVCSLLFTPGCAFLFDWVDTASSAPLVPHFTECISREMATFSCWWSTGSFQNISSPEDLKVFYERKSPGKTDRNECPQYNYLNQECFFDANHTTAWDTYCLELHVHNVTYANEDDCFTLPYIVIPDPPVALNWTLLNLSPSGLSYDVLVSWKPPPSADVKSGWMRVEYELQYRELNSTKWKNLEIQYDPQQTIYGLHVGREYEVHIRSKMKAFVKFGEFSKSIFIQIEGSGDDGTSFPVMLALIFGISGIFIIIMFIVVSQHQRLIMILLPPVPAPKIKGIDSELLKKGKLEELNLILSGGGMGGLSAHAPDFYQDEPWVEFIEVDIDGADSSEKEDNQGSDTQRLLALSQQVGNHMHIGSSNATCFPDDDSGRASCYDLDHPDQDPLIPMATLLPGQPEDREASADRDQTTAPQTWVNTDFYAQVSNVMPSGGVVLSPGQQLRAQENQEDAKKGSKKETCDDNAKDIHFQLLVVDPENTEIKQNSTPSTSPVSNEGYQTVPLQTVDPNPIEEQQSPYILTPDSPQSPPFTPVADYTVVQEVDSQHSLLLNPPPQQQAPPPSCQSQHPLKSLPAMPVDYITPDLFGHLSQ; this is encoded by the exons cTCCCCTTGTGCCTCATTTCACTGAGTGCATTTCGAGAGAGATGGCCACGTTCAGCTGTTGGTGGAGCACTGGCAGTTTCCAGAACATCTCGTCTCCTGAAGATCTCAAGGTTTTCTATGAAAGGAAAAG CCCTGGAAAGACCGACCGTAACGAGTGTCCTCAGTATAATTACCTAAACCAGGAGTGTTTCTTCGACGCTAACCACACCACGGCCTGGGACACATACTGTCTGGAGCTCCATGTTCATAATGTGACATATGCCAATGAAGACGACTGCTTTACTTTGCCCTATATCG TGATTCCAGACCCTCCCGTGGCTCTGAACTGGACCTTGTTGAACCTGAGCCCCTCTGGCCTTAGTTACGACGTGCTGGTCAGCTGGAAACCTCCGCCCTCCGCAGACGTCAAGAGCGGATGGATGCGCGTAGAGTACGAGCTCCAGTACAGAGAACTCAACTCGACTAAGTGGAAAAAT ttggagatccAGTACGACCCTCAGCAGACGATCTACGGGCTACACGTCGGACGCGAGTACGAGGTGCACATTCGCAGTAAGATGAAGGCTTTCGTTAAGTTTGGAGAGTTCAGCAAATCCATCTTTATTCAAATCGAGGGCAGTGGTGACGATG GAACCAGCTTCCCCGTCATGCTGGCACTCATATTTGGAATATCTGGCatctttattatcattatgtttATCGTTGTGTCTCAGCACCAAAG ATTAATAATGATTCTACTGCCTCCAGTCCCAGCACCTAAAATAAAGGGAATAGACTCAGAACTGCTAAAG AAAGGTAAATTAGAGGAGTTAAATTTGATCCTGAGTGGAGGTGGAATGGGCGGCCTCTCTGCACATGCGCCTGACTTTTACCAGGACGAGCCCTGGGTGGAGTTCATAGAAGTTGACATTGACGGAGCCGATTCTTCAGAGAAAGAAGACAACCAGGGCTCCGACACCCAAAGGCTCTTGGCTCTGTCCCAACAAGTCGGAAACCACATGCATATAGGGAGCTCCAATGCAACCTG cTTTCCTGATGATGACTCCGGCCGGGCCAGCTGTTACGATTTAGATCACCCTGACCAGGACCCTCTCATCCCCATGGCAACCCTATTACCGGGACAGCCGGAGGATAGAGAGGCTTCTGCCGACAGAGACCAAACCACAGCACCCCAAACCTGGGTCAACACAGACTTTTACGCCCAGGTCAGCAACGTGATGCCGTCTGGAGGGGTGGTCCTGTCTCCTGGACAGCAGCTTCGAGCACAAGAGAACCAGGAAGATGCCAAAAAGGGAAGTAAGAAGGAAACTTGTGACGATAACGCAAAAGACATACATTTTCAGCTGTTGGTTGTGGATCCAGAAAATACAGAGATTAAACAAAATAGCACTCCCTCGACATCACCAGTCTCCAATGAGGGCTACCAGACCGTCCCGCTGCAAACCGTGGATCCCAACCCCATAGAGGAGCAGCAGTCACCCTACATCCTGACCCCCGACTCCCCCCAGTCCCCCCCATTCACCCCTGTGGCAGACTACACAGTGGTACAGGAAGTGGACAGTCAGCACAGTCTGCTGCTAAACCCGCCCCCACAACAACAAGCCCCGCCCCCCTCCTGTCAATCGCAACACCCGCTCAAATCCCTGCCCGCCATGCCCGTGGACTACATCACCCCGGATCTGTTTGGACACCTCTCACAGTGa